Proteins encoded in a region of the Halothiobacillus diazotrophicus genome:
- the rapZ gene encoding RNase adapter RapZ, which yields MQHMLAIPETVLIVTGQSGSGKSIALAALEDAGFYCIDNLPPELLDNLLLLFRQGEINARGIAISIDARSPEAALNALPARIQSLRKTYENLKIQSLFLEASEARLVARFSETRRRHPLSPKVEHLLEAIQREAELLAPMRHQADLIIDTSHTSIHQFREDIRNRILEGARRGPLILLQSFGFKNGIPLDSDFLFDIRHLPNPHWLPDLRPHGGKTTQVIEYLEQHPITHETRANLARFLGDTLAAITQTDRSYVTCSVGCTGGKHRSVYMVEHLYTDLKTAFPNILIRHRDLETER from the coding sequence ATGCAACACATGCTCGCCATCCCCGAAACCGTACTGATTGTCACCGGACAATCGGGCTCCGGGAAATCTATTGCCCTGGCAGCCCTGGAGGATGCAGGTTTCTACTGCATCGACAACTTGCCCCCCGAACTGCTGGACAATCTCCTGTTGCTCTTCAGGCAGGGCGAGATCAATGCGCGCGGGATCGCCATCAGTATCGATGCACGCTCGCCTGAAGCCGCACTGAATGCCCTGCCGGCACGAATCCAGAGTCTTCGGAAAACCTATGAAAACCTGAAGATACAGAGTCTCTTCCTAGAAGCCAGCGAAGCGCGCCTCGTTGCCCGATTCAGCGAGACGCGACGACGCCACCCGCTTTCCCCGAAGGTCGAACATCTGCTCGAAGCCATTCAGCGGGAGGCCGAACTGCTGGCCCCGATGCGCCATCAGGCCGACCTGATCATCGACACGAGCCATACGAGCATCCACCAGTTCCGTGAGGATATCCGCAACCGGATCCTCGAAGGCGCCCGGCGCGGTCCGCTGATCCTGCTGCAATCCTTCGGCTTCAAGAACGGCATTCCGCTGGACAGCGACTTCCTGTTCGATATCCGCCACCTGCCCAACCCGCACTGGCTACCGGATCTCAGGCCCCATGGCGGCAAGACGACCCAGGTCATCGAATACCTCGAGCAGCACCCCATCACCCACGAAACGCGCGCGAATCTCGCACGATTTCTGGGCGACACGCTTGCCGCCATCACGCAGACCGATCGAAGTTACGTCACCTGTTCCGTCGGTTGCACCGGCGGCAAGCATCGGTCGGTCTACATGGTCGAGCATCTCTATACGGATCTGAAGACCGCCTTTCCCAATATCCTCATCCGACATCGTGATTTAGAAACGGAGCGATAA
- a CDS encoding PTS sugar transporter subunit IIA: MNIAELFPLQHILIDEVYQSRKRVLEVLAGLLADDQLGGQSATHIYEILIERERLGCTAIGHGIAIPHGRDSETLRPRGALIRLTEGIDFGASDNEPVNLIIGFIVPEECPEAHLMVLGSLAEHLSSPDDRDAIMQAQSPERVRNLLIEWLHDPPAADAE, translated from the coding sequence ATGAACATCGCTGAACTGTTCCCCTTGCAGCACATTCTGATCGATGAGGTCTATCAAAGCCGCAAACGGGTTCTCGAAGTTCTCGCCGGCCTGCTGGCCGATGACCAACTGGGCGGCCAAAGCGCGACCCACATCTACGAAATCCTGATCGAACGCGAACGGCTGGGTTGTACCGCAATCGGCCATGGCATCGCGATTCCCCATGGCCGGGATAGCGAAACGCTGCGTCCGCGCGGCGCGCTGATCCGCCTGACCGAAGGGATCGATTTCGGTGCGTCGGACAACGAGCCGGTCAATCTGATTATCGGGTTCATCGTCCCGGAAGAATGCCCCGAAGCACACCTGATGGTATTGGGCTCCCTGGCAGAGCACCTGTCCAGCCCGGATGACCGTGACGCCATCATGCAGGCGCAAAGCCCCGAGCGCGTGCGCAACCTGCTCATCGAATGGCTGCACGATCCGCCAGCCGCCGATGCCGAATAA
- the hpf gene encoding ribosome hibernation-promoting factor, HPF/YfiA family, whose product MQIEITGHHVDITDALRDHVENKFERLKRHFDKVINVHVILTVEKKIQKAEATLHMSGNDVHADASSEDMYASVDAMVDKLDRQIVKHKEKMTEHR is encoded by the coding sequence ATGCAAATTGAAATCACCGGACATCATGTCGACATCACCGATGCGCTCAGGGACCATGTGGAAAACAAGTTCGAGCGGCTCAAGCGACATTTCGACAAGGTGATCAACGTTCATGTCATTCTGACGGTGGAAAAGAAGATCCAGAAAGCAGAAGCCACACTGCACATGAGCGGCAACGATGTCCACGCCGACGCATCCTCCGAGGACATGTACGCCTCCGTGGACGCCATGGTCGACAAGCTGGACCGCCAGATCGTCAAGCACAAGGAAAAAATGACCGAGCACCGCTGA
- a CDS encoding RNA polymerase factor sigma-54: MKAGLELRLGQSLSMTPQLQQSIRLLQLSTLELALEIQQAVETNPLLEIADTDDFSEGEGPSSELAEGSETVDSDYQEDPNALAGEALLSGTDETTPEDPFTVDSQWEDYYESDGSTSFSAPENNHDEFDPYATTSSGVESLRDHLLSQIHLTHLTQRDTAIAAALIESIDNMGYLADSLEEIHAMLIEDWPNLQIEDITTVLHLIQSLDPIGVGARDLNECLCLQLQHKPKDLPYRDVAMRICEQNLIETIAQREYQQAQRALGVDQTALEGALMILQGLDPRPGSSVGSVAADYLIPDVLVSFRNNAWHVDLNPEIAPKLRVNQTYARMINRSSRGEDASYIRSHLQEARWFIKSLRSRNETLLNVARAIVAHQTEFLEQGEVAMKPLVLREIADELSLHESTVSRVTTQKFMLTPRGTFEFKYFFSSHVGTSDGGECSATAIRAMIKKLVNEENPRKPLSDAKIADLLTEQGIDVARRTIAKYREAMGIASSTDRKRLI, encoded by the coding sequence ATGAAAGCCGGCCTGGAACTTCGCCTGGGGCAAAGCCTCTCGATGACGCCGCAATTGCAGCAGTCGATTCGATTGCTGCAGCTCTCCACACTGGAACTCGCACTGGAGATTCAGCAGGCAGTCGAAACCAACCCGCTGCTGGAAATTGCCGACACTGACGACTTCTCTGAAGGCGAGGGTCCCTCGTCCGAACTGGCCGAGGGCAGCGAGACGGTCGATTCGGACTATCAGGAAGACCCCAATGCGCTTGCCGGCGAAGCCCTGCTCTCGGGCACGGACGAAACCACGCCGGAGGATCCGTTCACCGTGGATTCGCAGTGGGAGGACTACTACGAATCCGACGGCAGCACCTCATTCAGCGCGCCGGAAAACAATCACGACGAATTCGATCCCTACGCGACGACCTCCAGCGGCGTCGAAAGCCTCCGGGATCATCTGCTGAGTCAGATCCACCTGACCCATCTGACGCAGCGCGATACGGCCATCGCCGCCGCCCTGATCGAGTCGATCGACAACATGGGGTACCTCGCGGACAGCCTGGAAGAAATTCACGCCATGCTGATCGAAGATTGGCCGAACCTCCAGATCGAGGACATCACGACCGTCCTACATCTCATCCAGTCTCTCGACCCGATTGGCGTAGGCGCCCGAGATCTCAACGAATGCCTCTGCCTGCAGCTGCAGCACAAACCGAAAGATCTGCCCTATCGCGACGTCGCCATGCGGATCTGCGAACAGAACCTCATCGAAACCATTGCCCAGCGCGAGTACCAACAGGCACAACGGGCCCTCGGCGTGGATCAGACCGCGCTTGAAGGCGCCCTGATGATTCTGCAGGGCCTCGATCCCCGACCGGGATCCAGTGTCGGTTCCGTCGCAGCGGATTACCTGATTCCGGACGTGCTGGTCAGTTTCCGGAACAATGCCTGGCATGTGGACCTGAACCCGGAAATCGCGCCGAAACTTCGGGTCAACCAGACCTATGCCCGCATGATCAACCGCAGCTCGCGCGGTGAGGACGCCAGCTACATCCGCAGCCATCTGCAGGAAGCGCGCTGGTTCATCAAGAGTCTGCGCAGCCGGAATGAAACCCTGCTCAACGTGGCCCGGGCCATCGTCGCCCATCAGACAGAATTTCTCGAACAGGGCGAAGTGGCGATGAAGCCCCTCGTCCTCCGGGAAATCGCCGACGAACTCTCCCTCCACGAGTCGACGGTCAGTCGGGTCACCACCCAGAAGTTCATGCTGACCCCGCGCGGCACCTTCGAATTCAAGTACTTCTTCTCCAGTCATGTCGGCACCAGCGACGGCGGCGAATGTTCGGCCACGGCCATTCGCGCCATGATCAAGAAGCTGGTGAATGAGGAAAACCCCCGCAAGCCCTTGTCGGACGCCAAGATCGCCGACCTGCTTACCGAACAAGGCATCGATGTCGCTCGGCGCACGATTGCCAAGTACCGCGAGGCGATGGGCATCGCCTCGTCCACCGACCGAAAGCGCCTGATCTAA
- the lptB gene encoding LPS export ABC transporter ATP-binding protein has product MKQPPVLFVESLVKHYGARAVVQGVSLEVQAGEVVGLLGPNGAGKTTSFYMIVGLVAADQGQIWLNGQDITLLPVDERAHLGLGYLPQEASVFRKLTVEQNIMGVLELRRDLSPVQRQTTLESLLGELHIRSIRRNLGQALSGGERRRVEIARALAANPSVILLDEPFAGVDPISVIDIQRIVTHLSERGIAVLITDHNVRETLGVCERAYIVSDGQILAEGTPQAILANEQVRAVYLGQHFTL; this is encoded by the coding sequence ATGAAGCAGCCACCCGTATTGTTCGTGGAGTCCCTCGTCAAGCACTACGGCGCGCGTGCCGTCGTCCAAGGCGTCTCGCTGGAAGTGCAGGCGGGGGAAGTCGTCGGCCTTCTCGGGCCGAACGGCGCCGGCAAGACGACCAGTTTCTACATGATCGTCGGCCTCGTTGCCGCCGATCAGGGGCAGATCTGGTTGAACGGGCAGGACATCACCCTGCTGCCGGTGGACGAAAGAGCCCACCTGGGACTCGGCTACCTCCCGCAGGAGGCATCGGTGTTCCGCAAGCTCACCGTCGAGCAGAACATCATGGGCGTGCTAGAGCTGAGGCGCGATCTCAGCCCAGTTCAACGACAGACGACACTGGAAAGCCTGCTGGGCGAACTGCATATCCGCTCCATCCGTCGCAATCTCGGGCAGGCCCTTTCCGGGGGCGAACGTCGGCGGGTTGAAATTGCTCGGGCACTGGCCGCTAACCCCAGCGTCATTCTGCTGGACGAACCGTTCGCTGGCGTCGACCCGATATCCGTCATCGACATCCAGCGGATCGTCACGCATCTGAGCGAGCGCGGCATCGCCGTTTTGATCACGGATCACAACGTCCGCGAGACCCTCGGCGTCTGCGAGCGTGCCTATATCGTTTCCGATGGGCAGATCCTGGCCGAAGGCACGCCCCAGGCGATTCTCGCCAACGAGCAAGTCCGTGCGGTGTATCTCGGACAGCATTTCACCCTCTGA
- the lptA gene encoding lipopolysaccharide transport periplasmic protein LptA — protein MIQNPFHTPALQEYPTSRTGTSLIALTLAALALASPNAFAAKADRSKPIEVSANEKITDYKNGTSVYTGQVVIDQGSLHATGDKATLYVKNGQLVRAELDGKPATFQELDEKNQLVKGSATHATYLATEQKIVLTGNAQLNRQGDRLAAQRITYNMKDEVVQAGGPDNGGRVHVTIQPRNKKENPSSTDDTPSGNTSTQSVKP, from the coding sequence ATGATACAGAACCCATTCCACACGCCCGCACTGCAGGAGTACCCGACATCACGAACGGGGACGTCGCTGATCGCCCTGACGCTGGCAGCCCTGGCACTGGCAAGCCCGAACGCGTTTGCCGCCAAGGCCGACCGGAGCAAGCCGATCGAGGTGTCGGCCAACGAAAAAATCACCGACTACAAGAATGGCACCAGCGTCTATACCGGTCAGGTCGTCATCGATCAGGGTAGCCTGCATGCCACCGGCGACAAGGCCACGCTGTACGTCAAGAACGGTCAACTGGTTCGCGCCGAACTGGACGGGAAGCCCGCCACCTTTCAGGAACTGGATGAAAAAAACCAGCTGGTGAAGGGTTCCGCCACCCACGCCACCTACCTGGCGACCGAACAGAAAATCGTCCTGACCGGAAATGCCCAACTGAACCGTCAGGGCGATCGTCTCGCCGCCCAGCGCATCACCTACAACATGAAGGATGAAGTCGTTCAGGCCGGAGGCCCCGATAACGGTGGCCGCGTGCATGTCACCATCCAGCCGCGGAACAAGAAGGAAAACCCGTCATCCACGGATGACACACCATCCGGAAATACCTCGACGCAATCCGTCAAACCGTAA
- the lptC gene encoding LPS export ABC transporter periplasmic protein LptC: protein MPQNVISQITLATLLFVVLGFLLWRNNLEHAGPQTGHAAETDQRFTGFVARQFGASGQLQWTLHGKTVQHDTGDRGYAMSAPELIVSDRQHAGPPWRLAAPIGTADEALTDIRLSGGVIGQRAAYNRQGPLRFRSETLDISPRTDTARSDDKSRFAELDDQGNPVWSSDATSFRLNYREQRLEQSQVQDSYRPAATVQTPTPATRQPDDSPSSQDQTALGAQP, encoded by the coding sequence GTGCCCCAGAACGTCATCAGTCAGATCACGCTCGCGACACTGCTGTTCGTGGTGCTCGGGTTCCTGCTTTGGCGCAACAATCTGGAACATGCGGGCCCGCAAACAGGACATGCAGCAGAAACCGACCAGCGTTTCACCGGATTTGTCGCCAGACAGTTCGGGGCATCCGGCCAGCTCCAGTGGACGCTCCATGGCAAAACCGTACAGCACGATACGGGCGATCGTGGGTATGCGATGTCAGCCCCCGAACTCATCGTCTCGGACCGCCAGCACGCCGGGCCGCCATGGCGACTCGCCGCACCGATCGGCACGGCCGACGAGGCGCTGACCGACATCCGCTTGAGCGGCGGGGTAATCGGGCAACGCGCCGCGTACAATCGGCAGGGTCCACTCCGTTTCCGCAGCGAGACGCTCGACATCTCGCCCAGAACGGACACCGCACGCAGTGACGACAAGAGCCGGTTCGCGGAACTCGATGACCAGGGCAACCCGGTCTGGTCCAGCGACGCCACAAGCTTCCGTCTGAACTACCGGGAACAGCGACTCGAACAGTCCCAAGTTCAGGACAGCTATCGTCCCGCCGCAACAGTACAGACACCAACCCCCGCGACACGTCAACCAGACGATTCCCCTTCTTCCCAGGACCAGACCGCCCTCGGAGCGCAGCCATGA
- a CDS encoding KdsC family phosphatase produces the protein MSQTDLLTRLKQIRALVLDVDGVLTDGRLHFTEQGEEHKVFHSRDGHGIKLAQKIGIEVSIISGRASPALRHRAENLGIRHCMIGIKDKGPALEELARTLDVELQAIAVMGDDVIDLPMLNRAGVSATVADAPAAIRARVDWVTTLGGGQGAVREFIDLLIDARDAWSTVIADHQ, from the coding sequence ATGAGTCAAACCGATTTGTTGACCCGCCTGAAACAGATCCGGGCACTGGTGCTCGACGTGGACGGTGTCCTGACGGATGGACGCCTCCATTTCACGGAGCAGGGGGAGGAACACAAGGTGTTTCATTCCCGGGATGGTCACGGCATCAAACTTGCACAAAAGATCGGCATCGAGGTGTCGATCATTTCCGGCCGGGCGTCCCCCGCGCTGCGCCATCGGGCCGAGAATCTCGGCATCCGGCACTGCATGATCGGCATCAAGGACAAGGGGCCGGCCCTGGAGGAGCTGGCTCGAACCCTGGACGTCGAGCTCCAGGCCATTGCCGTGATGGGCGACGACGTGATTGATCTCCCCATGCTCAACCGCGCCGGTGTTTCCGCAACCGTGGCCGATGCGCCCGCCGCCATCCGCGCCCGGGTGGACTGGGTGACGACCCTGGGCGGTGGACAGGGTGCCGTCCGCGAGTTCATCGATCTACTTATCGATGCCCGCGACGCCTGGTCGACCGTCATCGCCGATCATCAGTAG
- a CDS encoding KpsF/GutQ family sugar-phosphate isomerase, whose product MNPNNLLAMAKQVIDIETQACLALSERIDEAFVNACELMLRCEGRVIVTGMGKSGHIGGKIAATLASTGTPAFFVHPGEASHGDLGMITRKDVVLALSNSGETAEVLAILPVIKRLGSPLIAMTGKPQSTLAQAADAHLNTSVAREACPLNLAPTASTTAALVMGDALAVALLDARAFQPEDFALSHPGGALGRRLLLRVRDVMHTGERIPKVQYNQTIKQTLITISSGGLGMAAVIDDDEKLLGLFTDGDLRRILDQTEFDLNLPIEKVMTRNPRTCSEDILAAEAMAIMERDKINGLLVLDDNRTVIGALNMHDLLRAGVA is encoded by the coding sequence ATGAATCCCAATAACCTTCTGGCAATGGCTAAGCAAGTCATTGATATCGAAACCCAAGCCTGTCTGGCCCTGAGCGAGCGAATCGACGAGGCCTTCGTCAACGCCTGCGAACTGATGCTCCGCTGCGAAGGTCGGGTGATCGTGACGGGCATGGGAAAATCAGGCCACATCGGGGGCAAGATCGCCGCCACGCTGGCCAGCACCGGCACACCGGCCTTCTTTGTCCACCCCGGCGAGGCCAGTCATGGCGACCTCGGGATGATCACCCGCAAGGATGTCGTGCTCGCCCTGTCCAACTCGGGAGAAACCGCCGAAGTACTGGCCATCCTTCCGGTGATCAAGCGCCTGGGGAGCCCCCTGATCGCGATGACCGGCAAACCGCAATCGACTCTGGCACAGGCTGCTGATGCACATCTAAATACATCCGTAGCCCGGGAAGCCTGCCCGCTGAATCTGGCACCGACCGCCAGCACAACCGCCGCCCTCGTGATGGGCGACGCTCTGGCCGTCGCGCTGCTCGACGCGCGTGCCTTCCAGCCCGAGGATTTCGCCCTGTCGCACCCTGGTGGGGCACTGGGCCGTCGCCTGCTGCTGCGGGTGCGCGACGTGATGCATACCGGGGAACGCATTCCCAAGGTCCAGTACAACCAGACGATCAAGCAGACCCTGATCACCATCTCCTCCGGCGGACTGGGGATGGCCGCCGTCATCGATGACGACGAGAAATTGCTGGGTTTGTTCACCGACGGGGATTTGCGCCGCATCCTGGACCAGACCGAATTCGATCTCAATCTGCCAATCGAAAAAGTGATGACCCGCAACCCCAGAACCTGCAGCGAAGACATCCTGGCGGCCGAAGCCATGGCCATCATGGAGCGCGACAAGATCAATGGATTGCTCGTGCTCGACGACAACCGGACCGTCATCGGCGCATTGAACATGCACGACCTGCTTCGCGCTGGCGTTGCCTGA
- a CDS encoding formylglycine-generating enzyme family protein encodes MKRESEFLADATVRQQAAAQALGCAPHFADTLRDGSPAPTVAVIPPGSFWMGARQGEYQVQPVEMPRHEVHFPRAFALTTGAIRRREYNQFLMATGHRRPRAYSWHDLDFPIYNVSFHDAVAYADWLSRETGQRYRLPTESEWEYAARAGTDTMFYFGDKIRREEVNCAGGLHCTRGLFLCGIGRPVPVGSLPPNAWGLHEVHGNMQELTLDHWRSGYRLNARVGDQPFQSPDKHDRRFRVVRGGSWFDGPGACRSASRAQRFEHEFDLNLSFRLLRELPA; translated from the coding sequence GTGAAACGGGAATCGGAATTTCTGGCTGATGCGACGGTTCGTCAACAGGCGGCCGCCCAGGCATTGGGCTGCGCGCCTCATTTTGCCGATACGTTGCGTGATGGCAGCCCCGCTCCGACGGTTGCCGTGATTCCTCCGGGGTCGTTCTGGATGGGCGCCCGGCAGGGTGAGTACCAGGTCCAGCCGGTTGAGATGCCGCGACACGAGGTGCACTTTCCCCGAGCATTCGCCTTGACGACGGGCGCCATTCGCCGTCGCGAGTACAACCAGTTCCTGATGGCGACGGGGCATCGTCGGCCGCGCGCCTACTCATGGCATGATCTGGACTTTCCGATCTACAACGTCTCGTTTCATGATGCAGTGGCCTACGCGGACTGGCTTTCCCGGGAAACCGGCCAGCGGTACCGTCTACCCACCGAGTCCGAATGGGAATATGCCGCGCGGGCGGGTACCGACACCATGTTCTATTTCGGAGACAAGATCCGGCGCGAAGAAGTCAATTGCGCCGGCGGCCTGCACTGCACCCGAGGGCTGTTCCTCTGCGGGATCGGACGGCCCGTGCCGGTCGGTAGCCTGCCGCCCAATGCCTGGGGGCTGCACGAGGTGCATGGCAATATGCAGGAACTGACCCTGGATCATTGGCGCAGCGGCTATCGACTGAATGCCCGGGTCGGTGATCAGCCCTTCCAGAGTCCGGACAAGCATGATCGTCGTTTCCGCGTCGTGCGCGGTGGCTCCTGGTTCGACGGGCCCGGCGCCTGCCGGAGCGCCTCACGTGCCCAGCGTTTCGAGCATGAATTCGATTTGAACCTGAGTTTCAGGCTGCTTCGGGAGTTGCCTGCGTGA
- a CDS encoding ABC transporter ATP-binding protein, whose product MMEPYIQFERVSFSRGRRVILDSVDLSIPRGKITAIMGPSGTGKTTLLRLIGGQIKARSGKVMVNGLNMGRAGRNDLLAMRRRLGMLFQNGALFTDLTARENVAFPLREHSHLPEALIQRIVALKLQAVGLLAAADQMPAELSGGMARRVALARALALDPELMLYDEPFTGQDPINLGVLLRLIASLNSALGLTSVLVSHDVSEALSIADQVYVINEGRVVGAGTPEDLMAQKAQSPFLRQFLDADPDAATGQSDSGQRLLADALGLSSLTHFDQESR is encoded by the coding sequence ATGATGGAACCCTATATCCAATTCGAACGGGTTTCCTTTTCCCGCGGCCGGCGAGTGATTCTCGACTCGGTGGATCTGTCGATCCCCCGCGGCAAGATCACGGCGATCATGGGGCCATCCGGTACCGGAAAGACCACGCTGCTGCGGCTTATCGGCGGGCAGATCAAGGCGAGGTCCGGCAAGGTGATGGTCAATGGCCTGAATATGGGGCGGGCCGGTCGGAACGATCTGTTGGCCATGCGTCGCCGGCTCGGCATGCTGTTTCAGAACGGTGCACTGTTCACGGATCTGACGGCGCGGGAAAATGTAGCCTTCCCGTTGCGGGAGCATTCGCATCTGCCTGAAGCACTCATTCAGCGGATCGTCGCGTTGAAGCTACAGGCCGTCGGGCTGCTGGCTGCCGCCGATCAGATGCCAGCAGAGCTGTCCGGGGGCATGGCGCGACGTGTCGCACTGGCGCGGGCGCTTGCCCTGGACCCCGAGCTCATGCTTTACGATGAGCCCTTCACGGGACAGGATCCGATCAATCTCGGGGTGCTTCTGCGATTGATCGCTTCCTTGAATAGCGCGCTGGGGCTGACCAGCGTGCTGGTGTCGCATGACGTGTCCGAAGCCCTGTCCATTGCCGATCAGGTTTATGTGATCAATGAAGGGCGCGTGGTCGGGGCGGGAACGCCGGAAGATTTGATGGCTCAGAAGGCGCAGTCGCCGTTTCTGCGCCAGTTCCTGGATGCGGACCCCGATGCGGCCACGGGGCAATCCGACTCCGGGCAGCGGCTGCTTGCGGATGCGCTCGGTTTGTCGAGTCTCACCCATTTCGATCAGGAGTCCAGATAG
- the mlaE gene encoding lipid asymmetry maintenance ABC transporter permease subunit MlaE, with amino-acid sequence MQAWVNTLGDFLALLGRWVLSAAQHTGRMAFFTGAVFLRLIPAWTRPRLIVQEVYAIGVLSLVIILISGAFVGLVLGLQGYNILSKFNATESLGVMVALSLVRELGPVVTALLFAGRAGSAITAEIALMKTTEQLSAMEMMAVDPLRRVVAPRFWGALFAMPLLAALFSLVGILGGYLIGVVVLGVDAASYWGQIQQQMAPVEDVLNGVIKSLAFGFVIGLIAVFEGYDAEPTSLGISRATTRTVVLSSLTVLGLDFVLTAWMFGA; translated from the coding sequence GTGCAGGCATGGGTCAACACGCTGGGTGACTTTCTGGCGCTATTGGGGCGCTGGGTGTTGTCGGCGGCGCAGCACACCGGTCGGATGGCCTTTTTTACCGGTGCTGTCTTCCTCCGATTGATTCCGGCCTGGACGCGGCCGCGCCTGATTGTCCAGGAGGTTTATGCCATCGGTGTCCTCTCGCTGGTGATTATCCTGATCTCCGGCGCGTTCGTCGGTCTGGTGCTGGGGCTGCAGGGGTACAATATCCTGTCTAAATTCAATGCAACCGAATCGCTCGGCGTGATGGTGGCGCTCTCCCTGGTCCGTGAGCTGGGGCCTGTCGTGACGGCCCTGTTGTTCGCGGGCCGTGCCGGCTCGGCAATCACGGCGGAAATTGCCCTGATGAAGACTACTGAGCAGTTGTCCGCCATGGAAATGATGGCGGTCGATCCGTTGCGCCGGGTTGTGGCGCCACGGTTCTGGGGCGCGCTGTTTGCCATGCCGCTGCTGGCGGCACTGTTCTCCCTGGTGGGCATTCTTGGTGGTTATCTGATCGGTGTCGTGGTGCTCGGTGTAGATGCCGCGTCCTACTGGGGACAGATCCAGCAGCAGATGGCACCGGTTGAAGATGTACTCAACGGCGTGATCAAAAGCTTGGCGTTCGGTTTCGTGATCGGCCTGATTGCCGTCTTCGAGGGGTATGATGCCGAGCCGACCTCCCTGGGGATTTCCCGGGCGACGACGCGTACCGTGGTGTTGAGTTCCCTGACCGTGCTGGGGCTGGATTTTGTTTTGACTGCCTGGATGTTTGGGGCTTAA
- the mlaD gene encoding outer membrane lipid asymmetry maintenance protein MlaD has protein sequence MNTQRGIEIVVGAFVLAGIVAMLLLTLKWSNFGSTSIHGYTLTAEFDNVGGLTDRSPVKLAGMTIGRVERITVDPKTFEAVVTMVIGNQYNNLPKDSFASIYTAGLLGAQYIEISPGGDTKVLKNGDRIAMTQSAVILEKVISKFLFNKAAEK, from the coding sequence ATGAATACACAACGTGGCATTGAAATCGTGGTGGGCGCCTTTGTTCTGGCGGGGATCGTCGCCATGCTGCTGCTGACCCTGAAGTGGAGCAACTTCGGCAGCACGTCCATCCATGGCTATACGCTGACGGCGGAGTTCGACAATGTCGGCGGTCTGACCGACCGTTCTCCGGTAAAGCTGGCCGGGATGACCATCGGCCGGGTCGAGCGGATTACCGTCGATCCCAAGACGTTCGAAGCGGTCGTCACGATGGTGATTGGCAACCAGTACAACAACCTGCCCAAGGATTCCTTTGCCAGCATCTACACCGCCGGCCTGCTCGGCGCCCAGTACATCGAGATTTCACCCGGTGGGGATACCAAGGTGTTGAAAAACGGAGATCGGATTGCCATGACGCAGTCGGCGGTCATTCTGGAAAAAGTGATATCCAAGTTTCTTTTCAATAAGGCAGCGGAAAAATGA